The Salvia miltiorrhiza cultivar Shanhuang (shh) unplaced genomic scaffold, IMPLAD_Smil_shh original_scaffold_371, whole genome shotgun sequence genome includes the window AGAAATTGTGTCAAGTGTTAAGTGTTGGCTGCTTATTGTATACTTTTAACATTAAAGATGGATGGATAAGTAAAAGCAGAGGAATGATATTATAATACAAAAACAGCTAATCTTCTTCACAAAAGCACCTAATCTTCTTCAAATTAATCAAAATGCGTATTTGTGCTTGTAGATACATTCTTGATGGTGGGAATTTTTCGTTTTACTAGACTtgtcaaaacaaaataaacgaAGCTGGTAAGTTTGGATTCTAATGTCCGAGAAGTGTGGAGTCTTAACAGTGTTTAAGGAAAAGGTTATGCGCTTGTGGATGAATATGTTTGCTGATTTTTCCTTGATCTAATTGTTTCAGTGTATCATCATGAAAGGGCTTTTGCCACTTTCAATAGTTCTCTAGTGGTCATGATATTTTggcatatatattataattaatggaCTGCgttaaatcttaaattaatgtGTTATTACGTCTCATAGTTTTCTTATTTCTGCTgcaaaattgtatttttatgaGCCAGTAATTATCTCgatatttttctttgtttgcGGAATTATTAACCTCAGTTATGTTGCTTTTTATGTGATTTCTTGATGCCATTCCTCCCTCAGTGCAGGTTTATTGAGACAATCCCGGGGAATGAGTGGTGAGAGTAGCAAGCCGATTACTCATGTTCTTTTCTGTGGGCCTCATTTTCCTGCTTCCCATAACTATACAATGGAGTATCTGCGAAGCTATCCATTCATAAAGGTGCTTCATGTTCTCAAACATGGTTACTTGCTTATAGCGTTCTTGTGCTTGTCTGTGTATCTCTAGTTACAGTTTGGGGTTTCTTTTGCTTTGCTTCTAGTTTCATTGATGAGTTATTCTCTTTTTTGGGGGGCATTTTGATAGGTTGATGCCGTTCCCATTAAAGAGATCCCAGGTGTTATTGGGAATTATGATATTTGTGTTGTAAAAAGTATGAGGCTAAACTTGGACATCATTGCTAGAGCAAACAAAATGAAGCTTATTATGCAGTTTGGAGTTGGGTTGGAAGGTATATGTTCTTCTTCGTTCCTATATCCTATTGCCTAAGCTTATCACATGTTTTCTTGCATGTAGGTGTGGACATAGATGCTGCTACAAAACATGGAATTAAGGTTGCAAGGATCCCAAGTGATAACACTGGAAACGCCTCTTCATGTGCTGAAATGGCAATTTATCTGATGTTGGGCCTCCTTCGTAAGCAAGTTGGTTATTTCAATCTTGAACTCTTGATTGATTTATATCTATTCATTATTAAGTTGGCAATACATACGTAGAAATTGTCCGGCCACCCGTATGaaacaagaaagaagaaaagaatcaATATTCTGTCCAGAATTTGGTACTTTAgggggggcgtttactttgaggATTAACCtcgatagataaaaatagtaaggcacTAAGGCTATTCCCTTGTTTACTTAGATGTAttggaactttgggatatcACAAGACCTTTCATACTTTCTATCATTTTAGCTAGTTtagcttgattcatatcccattgaaagggtgggattggagaaatcctagtcTTGTGGATAAATATATCATCAGCATTATCTGTCATGCAAACTAAACGCCTGCTAGATGTACCTAACTATTTTCTATTGTTTTCAATGTGGCAGCATGAAATGCAGGTTTCCATTAAGGAGAAAAGGCTTGGAGATCCAGCTGGTGACACGTTGATAGGGAAAACGGTGCGTTTTGCTTCCAGAATTGTCAAATAGTTTTACGTTAATGGAAAAATCGAACTCTGGATTCTTGATTTTTATATCTGCCTAGCTCATAGTCTCACCGTTTATCAATATGCACAGTTTGTATTTACAAGTGCTTCCATGGTTTATAATATGAGTGTGAATCCTCACATCTTCATTTTAACTGTCTTTTACAAATCAAGGTGTATGTATAAAGAATGTGGGTGTGAATAGCTTAATCCTTAATATTTGTTGACAGTTTCTGAAAATGCTTGTTTCCTATATCTGTACAGAATTTCAACTTAAAAGTAGAGGCTTGCTGTGTCTCATTAACTCCatttaaatcattatttatTCATCTATTTTCCTCATATCGTTTGAAGTGTTTCAACgattagataaatttatataggCAGCATTTTAAATCTTATCATGTGTTTCAACAATTAGATAAATTTACATTTTTGTTGTTTACTCTGTGATGCATAGGTATTCATTTTGGGATACGGAAACATTGGGATCCACTTAGCAAAGCGGTTGAGACCCTTTGGCGTGAAGATAATTGCAACGAAAAGGAGTTGGAAGTCTCTTTCCGAGAAGTCGTGCAATGAAAATGGTGTCCACGATGAAGTTGTGGATGAGAAGGGCACCCATCAAGACATCCTTAAGTTTGCAAGCCTCGCTGATATAGTAGTATGTTGCTTGGCGATGAATAAGGAAACGGTATCCAAACCCCTTCTCCTCGTCTCGCCCACTTTTTCTCGTCTCATTAAAAATGTTTACTCGTACTTAATGCAGGATATATCCCTTTTCAGGCTGGCATTGTAGACGATACTTTCATATCTTCGATGAGAAAGGTTTGTGATATTCTTTATATCATTTTTGTGGCTTCAAAAGTAGTTTGTCTGAGAGATCGATATCATGTTAGGGTGCAACTCATGATTAATATAGCGCGTGGAGGGCTGGTGATTATGAGGCTGTGCTTCAATCATCTCAAATCTGGTCACTTGGGAGGGCTAGGGACGGATGTTGCTTGGGTCGAGCCGTTTGATCCTGATGATGCCATTCTAAAGTTTCCGAATGTGATCATGACGCCTCATGTTGCTGGAGTCACTGAATACTCTTACAGATCCATGGCCAAGGTATTCATTCACTAACCTAA containing:
- the LOC131004301 gene encoding uncharacterized protein LOC131004301 yields the protein MSGESSKPITHVLFCGPHFPASHNYTMEYLRSYPFIKVDAVPIKEIPGVIGNYDICVVKSMRLNLDIIARANKMKLIMQFGVGLEGVDIDAATKHGIKVARIPSDNTGNASSCAEMAIYLMLGLLRKQHEMQVSIKEKRLGDPAGDTLIGKTVFILGYGNIGIHLAKRLRPFGVKIIATKRSWKSLSEKSCNENGVHDEVVDEKGTHQDILKFASLADIVVCCLAMNKETAGIVDDTFISSMRKVCDILYIIFVASKVVCLRDRYHVRVQLMINIARGGLVIMRLCFNHLKSGHLGGLGTDVAWVEPFDPDDAILKFPNVIMTPHVAGVTEYSYRSMAKVVGDVALQLHSGASMTGLEFVN